A single window of Ignavibacteriota bacterium DNA harbors:
- a CDS encoding GWxTD domain-containing protein, whose protein sequence is MKILLVFLVCLSNIFGQVEYSRKGGTAGQTPKFYIDIANYASQDSGKSRIDVFIKIPYSNIQFIKSAFGYSAKYAVTVSLYDVDEENLKLEKQWNEKVNTQNFKQTESNSSFNISYKSISIEPGEYKFVCKIEDLESRKYHPFEQKIKIREFSEILDLSDIVLVSEFIETKDGTKIIPNISNIVTSQDTSLSFFYELYIKKENNQNITYSIIDKEGNQLFKKDVVVDLKAGKNEIHETLQNIKFALGDYQIVVKVNDENFKILKGIAKKFYSKIFGFPTSIKDLDESVLQMQYIATPDDISFIDDGKNYEEKLSRFQNYWKKLDPSPNTLDNETLNEYYRRVEYANENFNGYFKGWRSDMGMVYITLGPPDQVTRRPYEIDSKPYEIWDYYILNRSFIFVDQTNFGDYRLENPAYGDWFRYRP, encoded by the coding sequence ATGAAAATTCTTTTAGTATTTTTAGTTTGTTTGTCTAATATTTTTGGACAAGTAGAATATTCTAGGAAAGGCGGAACAGCCGGACAAACGCCTAAATTCTATATTGATATAGCTAATTATGCAAGTCAGGATTCCGGAAAATCCCGAATAGATGTTTTCATTAAAATTCCGTATTCTAATATTCAATTTATTAAATCCGCGTTTGGATATTCTGCAAAATATGCTGTTACCGTTTCTTTGTACGACGTTGACGAAGAAAATCTTAAACTGGAAAAACAATGGAATGAAAAAGTAAATACGCAGAATTTTAAGCAGACTGAATCTAATTCAAGTTTTAATATAAGTTATAAATCTATTTCAATTGAACCTGGCGAATATAAATTTGTATGTAAAATTGAAGATTTGGAATCAAGAAAATATCATCCGTTTGAACAGAAAATAAAAATTAGGGAATTTTCTGAAATTCTGGATTTAAGCGATATTGTTTTGGTCTCCGAGTTTATAGAAACAAAAGACGGTACAAAAATAATTCCCAATATTTCCAATATCGTTACATCGCAGGATACTTCATTATCTTTCTTTTACGAATTATATATTAAAAAAGAAAACAATCAAAATATTACTTATAGTATTATTGATAAAGAAGGAAATCAACTTTTTAAGAAGGATGTTGTTGTAGATTTGAAAGCGGGGAAAAATGAGATTCATGAAACCTTGCAAAATATAAAATTTGCTCTCGGCGATTATCAAATTGTTGTAAAAGTAAATGATGAAAATTTTAAAATCTTAAAAGGAATCGCGAAAAAATTCTATTCAAAAATTTTCGGTTTTCCGACTTCAATAAAAGATCTTGATGAATCAGTACTTCAAATGCAGTACATTGCAACACCGGACGATATTTCGTTCATAGATGATGGCAAAAATTATGAAGAGAAATTGTCGAGATTTCAAAATTATTGGAAAAAATTAGATCCATCTCCAAATACTTTGGATAACGAAACTTTGAATGAATATTATAGAAGAGTTGAATACGCAAATGAAAATTTCAACGGATATTTTAAAGGTTGGAGAAGCGATATGGGAATGGTTTATATTACACTTGGTCCGCCGGATCAGGTAACAAGAAGACCGTATGAAATTGATTCGAAGCCTTATGAAATTTGGGATTATTATATTTTGAACAGAAGCTTTATTTTTGTTGATCAAACCAATTTCGGCGATTACAGATTAGAAAATCCCGCTTACGGAGATTGGTTTAGATATAGACCTTAA
- the rimO gene encoding 30S ribosomal protein S12 methylthiotransferase RimO, with the protein MSDNKNRIEIITLGCSKNVVDSERLARQLTANNFEITNTSENSDSIIINTCGFIDAAKEESINTILHAVNLKKQGKVKKIVVAGCLSERFMDELKNEIPDVDVYFGTEDYEGIVKEFGGNLKKELLGERELTTPKHFAYLKISEGCDNPCSFCAIPLMRGLHKSRPIEDLLNEVNSLVKKGVKELLIIGQDTTDYGKDIYGKRNLAELLNKISQIDGIEWIKLLYAYPSHFPEDLIDEIAENPKICKYIDIPLQHISDTILKSMRRGITKNTTLNLLQKLKIKIPNLAVRTTFIVGYPNETEIEFEELKNFIQEYKFEKIGVFNYSVEENTPSFILGNPIDETVKEDRKSEIMEIQKEISFEKNKTQIGRKIKVIIDDIEGEYFIGRTEWDAPEVDGEVLIKADDKMLKLGEFYFIEIVDCNEYDLFGKFV; encoded by the coding sequence ATGTCAGATAATAAAAACAGAATAGAAATAATTACACTTGGCTGTTCAAAAAATGTTGTGGATTCCGAAAGGTTAGCGCGGCAGTTAACAGCAAATAATTTTGAAATTACAAATACTTCCGAAAATTCCGACAGCATAATTATTAATACATGCGGATTTATAGACGCCGCAAAAGAGGAATCTATAAACACAATACTTCATGCCGTGAATTTAAAAAAGCAGGGCAAAGTAAAAAAAATCGTTGTTGCAGGATGTTTATCGGAAAGGTTTATGGATGAGCTTAAAAATGAAATTCCCGATGTTGACGTTTATTTCGGGACTGAAGATTATGAAGGAATAGTTAAAGAGTTCGGCGGAAATTTAAAGAAAGAGCTTTTAGGCGAGCGCGAATTGACCACGCCAAAACACTTTGCTTATTTGAAAATATCAGAAGGTTGTGATAATCCTTGTTCATTTTGCGCGATTCCTTTGATGCGCGGGCTTCATAAATCGCGGCCGATTGAAGACCTCTTAAACGAAGTAAATTCACTAGTTAAAAAAGGTGTAAAAGAATTATTGATAATTGGACAAGATACAACCGATTACGGAAAGGATATTTACGGAAAAAGAAATCTTGCTGAATTGTTGAATAAAATTTCTCAAATTGATGGAATTGAATGGATAAAACTTTTATACGCGTATCCATCGCATTTTCCCGAAGATCTTATCGATGAAATCGCCGAAAATCCAAAAATTTGTAAATACATAGATATTCCGCTTCAGCATATTTCTGATACAATTTTGAAATCGATGAGAAGAGGTATAACAAAAAATACAACCTTAAATCTTTTACAAAAACTAAAAATTAAAATTCCTAATTTAGCTGTAAGAACAACATTTATTGTTGGATATCCGAACGAAACCGAAATTGAGTTTGAAGAATTAAAAAACTTCATTCAAGAATATAAATTTGAAAAAATAGGAGTTTTTAATTATTCGGTAGAAGAAAATACGCCAAGTTTTATTCTTGGAAATCCGATAGATGAAACAGTTAAGGAAGATAGAAAATCGGAAATAATGGAAATTCAAAAAGAAATTTCTTTCGAAAAAAATAAAACTCAGATCGGCAGAAAAATTAAAGTGATAATTGACGATATAGAAGGAGAATATTTTATTGGAAGAACTGAATGGGACGCGCCTGAAGTCGATGGAGAAGTTTTAATTAAAGCTGACGATAAAATGTTAAAATTGGGTGAATTTTATTTCATTGAAATTGTTGATTGTAATGAGTATGATTTATTTGGTAAATTTGTTTAA
- a CDS encoding T9SS type A sorting domain-containing protein — translation MINKYIFFIFLFFVFFVILAQSDIPTFSDRITLGLIEDDDIDEASGIAASSKNPGVIWVHNDSGDKNRIFAIDTSGNDLGEYTISGAENRDWEDIAVGSGPDNSKSYIYIGDIGDNDGQYTIKYIYRIEEPLVSLNQNSIKTTLSNVEKISFYYPDSPRDAETLMLDPITKDIFIISKRNSKIRIYRLPFPQSTTQNIEAEKSAEFQLELDPEDDKPFNYLTAGDISKDGSEILIKSYTNIFYWYRNPNETIPEVLSSRAPELLPFQNTIDESQGEAVCWKPFADKGYYTLSEEKIDYNGTTFTFPAYLYYYKRTSEITSLNDGNLNNDFRLYQNFPNPFNPVTKIKYTIPINNKHRNINVQLVVYDVIGNEVALLKNENQTPGNYEIEFNGSKLTSGIYYYELRFGNYRKVKKMVLLK, via the coding sequence ATGATAAATAAATATATTTTTTTCATATTTCTGTTTTTTGTTTTCTTTGTAATTTTAGCTCAAAGTGATATTCCAACTTTTTCAGATAGAATTACTTTGGGTTTAATTGAGGATGATGATATTGATGAAGCTTCGGGAATTGCTGCTAGCTCTAAAAATCCCGGAGTAATTTGGGTGCATAATGATTCCGGAGATAAAAATAGAATTTTTGCGATAGATACATCGGGAAACGATCTCGGAGAATATACCATTTCCGGCGCAGAAAATAGGGACTGGGAAGATATTGCGGTTGGCTCAGGTCCGGATAATTCTAAATCTTATATTTATATTGGGGATATCGGAGATAATGACGGTCAATATACAATTAAGTATATATATAGAATTGAAGAACCGCTCGTTTCTTTAAACCAAAATTCCATTAAGACAACTTTATCCAATGTTGAAAAAATTTCTTTTTATTATCCCGATAGCCCGCGCGATGCCGAAACGCTTATGTTGGATCCGATTACAAAGGATATATTTATTATTAGTAAAAGAAATTCTAAAATTAGAATTTACAGACTTCCGTTTCCTCAATCAACGACACAGAATATTGAAGCTGAGAAATCGGCGGAATTTCAATTGGAACTTGATCCTGAAGACGATAAACCTTTCAACTATTTAACAGCAGGCGATATATCTAAGGATGGAAGTGAGATTTTGATAAAATCTTATACCAATATTTTTTATTGGTACAGAAATCCAAATGAAACTATTCCGGAAGTTTTAAGCTCAAGAGCACCTGAACTTCTGCCTTTTCAAAATACGATTGATGAATCACAAGGTGAAGCGGTTTGCTGGAAACCTTTTGCTGATAAAGGCTATTACACTTTGAGTGAAGAAAAAATTGATTATAACGGAACGACTTTTACGTTTCCTGCTTATCTTTATTATTATAAAAGAACTTCAGAAATTACTTCATTGAATGACGGCAATCTTAATAATGATTTTCGTTTGTATCAAAACTTCCCAAATCCTTTCAATCCTGTTACAAAAATAAAATATACAATTCCCATTAATAATAAACATAGAAATATAAACGTTCAATTGGTTGTTTACGATGTGATTGGAAATGAAGTCGCATTACTTAAAAATGAAAATCAAACCCCCGGAAACTATGAAATTGAATTCAACGGTTCCAAACTTACCAGCGGAATTTATTACTACGAATTAAGATTCGGAAATTACAGAAAAGTAAAAAAAATGGTATTGTTAAAGTAA
- a CDS encoding M48 family metallopeptidase: protein MKNRILLILLLAISIFTNSCSTVPVTGRNQLNIIPSSELMSMSFQQYTDFLKSNKLSSDTKNVALIKNVGAKIQKAVEKYFAEQKMSNQLDGYAWEFNLVESDQVNAWCMPGGKVVFYTAILPICQDESGIATVMGHEIAHAIAEHGGERLSQSLLVELGGLGLQAALQSKPQLTQQLAMTAFGIGAQVGVLLPFSRLHESEADHMGLIFMAMAGYNPNNAVSFWQRMAAQGGGAPPEFLSTHPSNETRINDLKKLVPKAMQYYKN, encoded by the coding sequence ATGAAAAACAGGATTTTGTTAATTCTTTTATTAGCAATTTCAATATTTACTAATTCATGCAGTACCGTACCGGTTACCGGAAGAAATCAATTGAATATAATACCATCTTCAGAGCTTATGTCAATGAGCTTTCAACAATATACAGATTTCTTAAAATCAAATAAATTAAGCAGCGATACAAAAAATGTTGCGTTAATAAAAAATGTCGGAGCAAAAATCCAAAAAGCCGTTGAAAAATATTTTGCCGAACAGAAAATGTCAAATCAGCTTGACGGTTATGCATGGGAATTTAATCTTGTTGAAAGCGATCAAGTAAATGCTTGGTGTATGCCCGGTGGAAAAGTTGTTTTTTATACGGCAATTTTACCAATTTGCCAGGATGAATCTGGAATTGCAACGGTTATGGGTCATGAAATTGCTCACGCTATAGCTGAACACGGAGGAGAAAGATTAAGCCAATCTTTATTAGTTGAATTAGGAGGATTGGGATTACAAGCCGCTCTGCAAAGCAAACCTCAGCTTACACAGCAGTTGGCAATGACCGCTTTCGGAATCGGCGCACAAGTCGGAGTTTTACTTCCGTTTAGCAGGCTGCATGAAAGCGAAGCGGATCATATGGGTCTGATTTTTATGGCAATGGCCGGATATAACCCCAATAACGCAGTTAGTTTTTGGCAAAGAATGGCAGCGCAAGGCGGCGGCGCACCGCCCGAATTTTTAAGCACGCATCCATCGAATGAAACAAGAATTAATGATCTGAAGAAGTTAGTTCCAAAAGCAATGCAGTATTATAAAAATTAA
- a CDS encoding phosphatidate cytidylyltransferase, whose product MKLGNTSVRIIVSVIAIPLILFACVYGKIPFLIFVLGIGLLSFGEFTGLAKKKNIYPNSLLGFLTVALLILNVYFNFVQFDIIIISSAILILLSELFRNKSSAILNTSATFLGILYLGLFSASILAIREFYNYSVLVYDEGGYLIISIMASIWICDSAAFFIGSAIGKHKLFPRVSPNKSWEGAIAGFVFSVIAMIAAKALILDNLTLFDSIIIGIIVGLIGQLGDLVESLFKRDAGVKDSSNLIPGHGGIFDRFDSLFLTAPTVYVYLFLFVGNK is encoded by the coding sequence ATGAAATTGGGAAATACTTCAGTAAGAATAATTGTATCCGTAATTGCTATTCCATTAATTCTATTTGCGTGTGTTTACGGAAAAATTCCATTTTTGATATTTGTTTTGGGCATTGGCTTGCTTTCTTTTGGGGAATTTACCGGATTAGCCAAAAAGAAAAACATTTATCCAAATTCGCTGTTGGGATTCTTAACGGTTGCCTTACTTATTCTTAACGTTTATTTCAACTTTGTTCAATTTGATATAATAATTATTTCATCGGCGATTTTAATTTTGCTTTCAGAACTTTTTAGAAATAAATCATCAGCAATTTTAAATACGAGCGCCACATTTCTTGGGATATTGTATTTGGGTTTATTTTCGGCTTCCATTTTAGCGATTAGGGAATTTTATAATTATTCCGTTTTGGTATATGATGAAGGCGGTTACTTAATAATTTCTATTATGGCTTCAATATGGATTTGTGACTCAGCCGCCTTTTTCATCGGATCGGCAATTGGAAAACATAAATTATTTCCGCGCGTTAGTCCTAATAAAAGCTGGGAAGGAGCAATTGCCGGATTTGTATTTTCAGTTATAGCCATGATTGCGGCTAAAGCTTTGATTTTAGATAATCTGACTTTATTTGATTCAATAATTATCGGAATAATTGTAGGCCTAATTGGACAGCTTGGAGATTTAGTTGAAAGTTTATTCAAAAGAGACGCCGGTGTTAAAGATTCGTCAAATTTAATCCCAGGTCACGGCGGTATTTTCGATAGATTCGACTCGCTTTTTTTAACTGCTCCAACCGTTTATGTTTACCTATTTTTGTTTGTTGGCAACAAATAA
- a CDS encoding DUF2007 domain-containing protein: MICPKCEIEYLDDIKVCVECGTPLVTIEDFELNLVNYKDWDVAFTTAENFEAEMIKANLEGAGIESIILSQKDINFPSPGDLSIIKVLVKKEDMEDAESIISDINKDE, translated from the coding sequence ATGATATGCCCGAAATGCGAAATTGAATATCTTGACGATATTAAAGTTTGTGTTGAATGCGGAACTCCGTTAGTTACTATTGAAGATTTTGAGCTTAACCTAGTTAATTATAAAGATTGGGATGTAGCATTTACAACCGCGGAAAATTTTGAAGCGGAAATGATAAAGGCAAATTTAGAGGGCGCGGGAATTGAATCAATAATTCTTTCACAAAAAGATATTAATTTTCCTTCACCGGGAGATTTGTCAATAATTAAAGTTCTTGTAAAAAAAGAAGATATGGAAGATGCCGAAAGTATTATCAGCGATATTAACAAAGATGAATAA
- a CDS encoding CPBP family intramembrane metalloprotease: MNNENMTQPENNSDQFQNVPTMSPTKAAVLGLIAVFFIFQFGGGLLALGIFGFDLKNADMNLLRLLTIGSQILFILFPAILFSKLVFIDVTSIVRFRMPKPKEVGIFVIGMIILIPLMQEYMHVQNYLIGELAKSNSFVQQMKTFLDELDKYVEESYLQLLTAHNFIEILLIIITVAVTPAICEEFFFRGFVQKSFEYKLKPLTSIFITSFFFGVYHFNPYGLIPLIILGMYFGFSVYFSNSIIVPMILHFLNNFLSILAFFIFGEDELMQTNFVDAEGINIHFIIFSLLLLLFISFVFFIKKNYNRLINNKEVQNDMPEMRN, encoded by the coding sequence ATGAATAATGAAAATATGACACAGCCGGAAAACAATTCCGATCAGTTCCAAAATGTTCCAACCATGTCTCCCACAAAAGCTGCGGTTTTAGGCTTAATCGCTGTTTTTTTTATATTCCAATTTGGAGGTGGACTTCTTGCTCTGGGCATTTTCGGTTTCGATTTAAAAAACGCGGATATGAACTTATTACGTTTGCTTACAATAGGTTCTCAAATATTATTTATTTTATTTCCCGCTATACTATTCAGCAAATTGGTTTTTATTGATGTTACATCAATTGTAAGATTCAGAATGCCTAAACCTAAAGAGGTAGGAATTTTTGTTATTGGTATGATTATTCTAATTCCGCTAATGCAGGAATATATGCACGTCCAAAATTATTTAATTGGTGAACTCGCGAAATCAAATTCATTTGTTCAACAAATGAAAACCTTTCTTGACGAACTTGATAAATATGTTGAGGAGTCATATTTACAGCTATTAACCGCGCATAATTTTATTGAGATTTTGCTTATAATTATTACGGTTGCCGTAACGCCCGCAATTTGTGAGGAGTTTTTCTTTAGAGGTTTTGTTCAGAAAAGTTTTGAGTATAAACTAAAACCATTGACATCAATTTTTATTACAAGTTTCTTTTTTGGTGTTTATCATTTCAATCCTTATGGATTAATTCCGCTAATAATATTAGGAATGTATTTCGGGTTTTCCGTTTATTTCAGCAATTCCATTATTGTCCCGATGATACTTCATTTTTTAAATAATTTTCTTTCCATTCTTGCATTTTTTATTTTCGGCGAAGATGAACTTATGCAGACAAATTTTGTTGATGCCGAAGGAATTAATATTCATTTTATCATATTCAGCTTGCTGCTTTTGTTATTTATATCATTTGTGTTTTTCATAAAGAAAAATTATAATAGGCTTATAAATAATAAGGAGGTGCAAAATGATATGCCCGAAATGCGAAATTGA
- a CDS encoding DUF3108 domain-containing protein: MLKRILQFGFVIIFCFSNLTAQKDEFRNLENKAFSVGERLTFDVKYGFVTAGVAVMEIPQIKKIAKRDVFHVRFNVNSLESFDGLFKVRDRYETYLDVKGLFPWRFEQHIREGNFSRDFSAFFDQRKNSAKTSKGTYKIPPYVNDIVSAFYLARTLNFDSLKVGESFHLENFFKDKVYPLDVVYRGKEKVKVEAGTFNCIMIEPLVVEGGLFKSEGNIIIWLTDDNVKMPVKVKSKILIGSIDAELTSYEGIKPKLAATK, from the coding sequence ATGCTGAAAAGAATTTTACAGTTTGGTTTTGTAATAATATTTTGTTTTTCAAATTTAACCGCTCAGAAAGACGAATTCAGAAATTTAGAAAACAAAGCTTTTTCGGTTGGAGAAAGATTAACTTTTGACGTAAAATACGGATTTGTAACAGCCGGTGTTGCGGTAATGGAAATTCCTCAAATTAAAAAAATTGCAAAAAGAGACGTTTTTCACGTAAGATTTAACGTAAATTCTTTGGAAAGTTTCGACGGTTTATTTAAAGTCCGCGATCGTTACGAAACTTACCTTGATGTTAAAGGTTTATTTCCTTGGCGATTTGAACAGCATATAAGAGAAGGAAATTTTTCTAGAGATTTTTCCGCATTTTTTGATCAAAGAAAAAATTCAGCAAAAACAAGCAAAGGAACTTATAAAATTCCGCCATACGTTAACGACATTGTTTCCGCGTTTTATTTGGCAAGAACGTTGAATTTTGATTCATTGAAAGTCGGCGAAAGCTTTCATTTGGAAAATTTCTTTAAAGATAAAGTTTATCCTTTGGATGTTGTTTACAGAGGAAAAGAAAAAGTTAAGGTTGAAGCCGGAACATTTAATTGCATAATGATTGAGCCTTTAGTTGTTGAGGGCGGTTTGTTCAAAAGCGAAGGCAATATTATAATTTGGCTCACCGATGACAATGTTAAAATGCCGGTTAAAGTAAAATCAAAAATATTAATTGGCTCAATTGACGCGGAATTGACGAGTTATGAAGGAATAAAACCAAAATTAGCCGCTACAAAATAA
- a CDS encoding DNA-3-methyladenine glycosylase encodes MKKKLKKDFYTRDVLIVAKELLGKIFVFNDVRIDKKLSAKIVEVEAYDGNVDEASHSFIGKTERNKIMFEEGGYLYVYFTYGMHFCANIVTGVKDHGTGILLRAMEPIEGIETFTQNRFGKIDLKNSEINKLLSGPGNICKAFNITKEQYGSDLTKNSIFLLNDQELNDSEIIASKRIGIKKSKDLMWRFYIKDNPCVSKK; translated from the coding sequence ATGAAAAAAAAATTAAAAAAAGATTTTTATACAAGAGATGTTCTTATTGTCGCAAAAGAATTATTGGGTAAAATATTCGTATTTAATGATGTAAGAATAGACAAAAAACTTTCAGCTAAAATTGTAGAAGTTGAAGCATACGACGGCAATGTTGACGAAGCGTCTCATTCATTTATAGGGAAAACCGAAAGAAACAAAATAATGTTTGAAGAAGGAGGTTATCTCTATGTTTATTTTACTTATGGTATGCATTTCTGCGCGAATATTGTAACAGGAGTTAAAGATCATGGAACCGGCATTCTGCTTCGCGCAATGGAACCTATTGAAGGAATTGAAACATTTACTCAAAATAGATTCGGAAAAATTGATTTGAAAAATTCTGAAATTAATAAATTATTAAGCGGACCCGGCAACATCTGTAAAGCTTTTAATATTACAAAAGAGCAATATGGAAGTGATCTGACTAAGAACAGCATTTTTTTGTTAAACGACCAAGAATTAAACGATTCCGAAATTATTGCTTCAAAAAGAATAGGAATTAAAAAATCAAAAGATTTGATGTGGAGATTCTATATTAAAGATAATCCATGCGTTTCAAAAAAATAA
- a CDS encoding heme exporter protein CcmB, with protein MNVISVFKKDWESELRTRYAINALAMFILVTISVILFSIGQEKVSIHLTGGLFWVVIFFSAMSGLSRAFVSEEERGTTLTLQLIAAPSTIYFGKLLFNLILVFIMNIAIVFLYYLLFESFIILNFSLFFLSLFLGSMGIAISSTLIAAIISKANTKGTLYPVLSFPILLPLILTLMELTKFAMDGDPVSDAFVELAVLFCYDVIMLTAGFMLFDFIWKD; from the coding sequence ATGAATGTAATTTCTGTATTTAAAAAAGATTGGGAATCTGAACTTAGAACGCGTTACGCAATAAATGCGCTGGCTATGTTTATTCTTGTTACAATAAGTGTGATTTTGTTTTCAATTGGTCAAGAAAAAGTCAGCATACATTTAACCGGCGGATTATTCTGGGTAGTTATTTTCTTTTCGGCAATGTCAGGATTATCGCGGGCGTTTGTTTCGGAAGAAGAAAGAGGAACGACTTTAACTCTACAGCTTATCGCTGCTCCTTCCACAATTTATTTTGGGAAATTATTATTTAATCTGATTCTCGTTTTTATAATGAATATAGCAATTGTATTTCTTTACTATCTGCTTTTTGAATCATTTATAATTTTAAACTTTTCACTTTTCTTTCTTTCGTTATTTTTAGGAAGTATGGGAATTGCGATATCTTCAACATTAATTGCCGCAATTATTTCCAAAGCAAATACGAAAGGCACACTTTATCCTGTATTATCTTTTCCAATATTATTGCCGCTGATCTTAACTCTAATGGAATTAACAAAATTTGCGATGGATGGAGATCCGGTTTCCGACGCTTTTGTTGAATTAGCCGTATTGTTTTGTTATGATGTAATTATGCTGACTGCGGGATTCATGCTTTTTGATTTTATTTGGAAAGATTAA
- a CDS encoding ABC transporter ATP-binding protein, giving the protein MNNYSLTLQNITKSFGRRLIFKEINYKFESGKVYGFSGRNGSGKSTLVKIAAGLISPTNGKVIHKDSDKEIISEKLHNYIGFVSPYLVLYDEFNAEENLMHFSNIRGIKFDRERADFLLNEFELLNRKKDLLKGYSSGMKQRMKFISALLHMPKILFFDEPTSNLDNSGKEKVYEIINRESKNNLVIVASNETSDLALCGEVLEIENYKVNI; this is encoded by the coding sequence ATGAATAACTATTCGCTTACACTTCAAAATATTACAAAATCCTTTGGAAGAAGATTAATATTTAAAGAGATCAATTATAAATTTGAAAGTGGGAAAGTTTACGGATTTTCGGGCAGAAACGGATCAGGTAAATCAACATTAGTCAAAATTGCTGCCGGATTAATTTCACCAACAAATGGAAAAGTAATTCATAAAGATTCGGACAAAGAAATTATTTCCGAAAAACTACATAATTATATCGGTTTTGTTTCGCCGTATTTAGTTTTATATGATGAATTTAACGCAGAAGAAAATTTGATGCATTTTTCAAATATCAGAGGAATAAAGTTTGATAGAGAAAGAGCGGATTTTTTGCTGAATGAATTTGAACTTTTAAATAGAAAAAAAGATTTGCTGAAAGGTTATTCAAGCGGAATGAAACAAAGAATGAAATTTATTTCCGCGCTTTTGCATATGCCTAAAATTTTATTTTTTGATGAGCCGACTTCCAATTTGGATAATTCCGGTAAAGAAAAAGTTTATGAAATAATAAATAGAGAAAGCAAAAATAATTTAGTTATAGTTGCGTCAAATGAAACTTCCGATTTGGCATTATGCGGTGAAGTTTTGGAAATAGAAAATTATAAAGTAAACATATAA
- a CDS encoding acyl-CoA thioesterase, whose translation MAKKKFVKDSVVTMTELVLPQHTNQLGNLLGGQLMHWIDICAALAASKHAEKVCVTASVDNIDFHLPIKLGYVVTLIASVNRAFNTSMEVGVKVITENFISRKNLHTNSAYLTFVSVDKNGKPAKTYEIIPENEDEKRRFDEALQRRKQRLTERKNNI comes from the coding sequence ATGGCTAAAAAAAAATTTGTTAAAGATTCTGTTGTAACTATGACCGAGCTCGTTTTGCCTCAGCATACAAATCAGCTTGGAAATTTATTGGGCGGACAATTAATGCATTGGATTGATATTTGCGCAGCGTTAGCCGCAAGCAAACATGCCGAAAAAGTTTGTGTTACCGCGTCTGTTGATAATATTGACTTTCATCTTCCGATAAAGCTAGGTTACGTTGTTACGCTTATTGCTTCGGTTAACAGAGCGTTTAACACTTCAATGGAAGTGGGAGTTAAAGTTATTACAGAAAATTTTATTTCTAGAAAAAATTTGCACACAAATTCAGCATATCTTACTTTTGTTAGTGTGGATAAAAATGGCAAACCTGCCAAAACATATGAGATTATTCCGGAAAACGAAGATGAAAAGAGGAGATTTGACGAAGCTCTCCAAAGAAGAAAGCAAAGGCTTACCGAAAGGAAAAATAATATCTAA